In the genome of Nocardia sp. NBC_00416, one region contains:
- a CDS encoding cytochrome P450, whose protein sequence is MTSSTEATPVPVTGKPPTAGLRPGLLRDPFGYLMDASARHDGLVRIGPGPLHIYAVSHPDYVRRMLVTNAANYPKGSMMGPFRAALGNGLVTSEGDYWRRQRRLMQPAFHSEQLQAMESHITGCAARAVERWRRAAGQGNPVDILDEGIRLNVEIVLGTLFSTSIDAPRAERLRALTSRVFVGLASKVWTFFIPDGLPLPGANAYRRAVAELDTEIYRIIAERRAADDRPRDLLGLLLAAEDADSGERMSDLQLRDEIFTLFMAGYETTATGTTWIAYELARHPEIADAMVGELDRVGVDGLPAFADLPRLEYQRRVIDEAFRLHPPFPIWFRGTIEADTVGPYRLPKNAKIVLNPHITHRDPRFWNDPETFDPDRFTPERFDSTARLAYYPFGKGSRICIGERLAVTITQTVVTALVRNFEFTISDGFEVIPRYVVTCQPKGGLPLVLRER, encoded by the coding sequence ATGACCAGCTCCACCGAAGCCACGCCCGTCCCCGTTACCGGAAAACCACCCACCGCCGGTCTCCGCCCGGGTCTGTTACGAGACCCCTTCGGTTACCTCATGGACGCCAGCGCCCGCCATGACGGCCTGGTCCGGATCGGCCCCGGTCCACTGCACATCTACGCCGTCAGCCATCCCGATTACGTTCGCCGGATGCTGGTCACGAATGCGGCCAACTACCCGAAAGGCTCGATGATGGGTCCGTTCCGGGCCGCATTGGGCAATGGACTGGTTACCAGCGAGGGCGACTATTGGAGGCGGCAACGGCGGCTCATGCAGCCCGCATTCCACAGTGAACAGTTACAGGCCATGGAATCTCACATCACCGGATGTGCCGCGCGCGCGGTCGAGCGCTGGCGTCGCGCTGCCGGACAGGGAAACCCGGTCGACATCCTGGACGAAGGGATCCGGCTCAACGTCGAGATCGTGCTCGGCACACTGTTCAGCACCTCGATCGACGCTCCGCGCGCCGAGCGTCTGCGCGCACTCACCTCCCGGGTATTCGTCGGGCTGGCGTCGAAGGTGTGGACCTTCTTCATCCCCGACGGTCTTCCGCTGCCGGGGGCGAATGCTTATCGGCGTGCCGTCGCCGAGCTCGATACAGAGATCTACCGGATCATCGCCGAACGACGGGCCGCCGACGACCGCCCCCGAGACCTCCTGGGCCTTCTGCTCGCCGCCGAGGATGCCGACAGCGGTGAGCGGATGAGCGATCTCCAACTCCGGGACGAGATCTTCACCCTGTTCATGGCGGGCTATGAAACCACCGCCACCGGAACAACCTGGATCGCCTACGAACTCGCCCGTCACCCCGAAATCGCCGACGCCATGGTCGGCGAACTCGACCGGGTCGGTGTGGACGGGCTGCCCGCCTTCGCCGACCTTCCCCGGCTCGAGTACCAGCGCCGTGTCATCGATGAGGCGTTCCGCCTCCATCCACCGTTCCCGATCTGGTTTCGCGGCACCATCGAGGCCGACACCGTCGGGCCGTACCGGCTGCCGAAAAATGCGAAGATCGTCCTCAACCCACATATCACCCATCGCGACCCGCGGTTCTGGAACGATCCCGAAACGTTCGACCCCGACAGGTTCACTCCTGAGCGCTTCGACTCCACAGCTCGGCTGGCCTACTACCCGTTCGGCAAAGGCAGCCGGATATGCATCGGAGAGCGTCTGGCGGTCACCATCACCCAGACGGTGGTGACCGCACTGGTTCGCAACTTCGAGTTCACGATATCGGACGGCTTCGAGGTGATCCCGCGGTATGTGGTCACCTGCCAGCCCAAGGGGGGTCTACCGCTCGTACTGCGGGAACGCTGA
- a CDS encoding sensor histidine kinase: MRNRLVAILVVMAALTVAGLAFPLGASSATGRTQELWFSRYVDAEWFADLAAEAMTTGNIESLVLAMRRYHDLYGDSVMVVDAAGREVANTGVPSDDPAVIAMLTEARRNRHARQPPHRLRPWDPETMLIALPVGRGVRIEGAVLIEASTDEAIEDIEDGLAIITVLSWTALAVFAVAAVLLSRWILGPLMRLSNSVRRLTASLPKPAATVTSGAMQRHYSGPPEVRTLAQSFDSMALAVTESVDAQRQLVADTAHAIRNPLAALAIRLESLERFIPEEGAAAYRRTSYQVDRLSSVLDGLLRLAVAETPTGFAAAHPDGDWPRECVVRHVVADRVDEWQPAFEAADMTLNLGTSPVPDDLVAAIPGQVLDQILDVVLSNASRYAGVGAATRVTIETVQKCVEIAVADDGLGVSPAELDQLVNRFFRGASASAGGTGLGLSIAAALATQHGGELSVESVQPRGLRIVVRVPVWAT; encoded by the coding sequence ATGCGCAACCGCCTAGTGGCGATCCTGGTGGTCATGGCCGCGCTGACGGTCGCCGGACTGGCCTTCCCGCTGGGGGCGTCGTCGGCGACCGGGCGAACTCAGGAGCTGTGGTTCAGCCGGTACGTCGATGCGGAATGGTTCGCTGATCTCGCCGCCGAGGCGATGACGACCGGAAACATCGAGTCGTTGGTTCTGGCCATGCGGCGCTATCACGACCTCTACGGCGACTCTGTGATGGTCGTCGACGCGGCGGGCCGCGAAGTGGCGAACACGGGAGTGCCGTCGGACGATCCAGCGGTGATAGCGATGCTGACCGAGGCGCGTCGGAACCGGCACGCTCGGCAACCCCCGCACCGGCTGCGTCCGTGGGATCCGGAGACGATGCTGATCGCGCTTCCCGTGGGCCGAGGTGTGCGGATCGAGGGCGCGGTGCTCATCGAGGCCTCCACCGACGAGGCGATCGAGGACATCGAGGACGGACTGGCCATCATCACGGTCCTGTCCTGGACCGCGCTGGCAGTGTTCGCCGTCGCGGCGGTACTGCTCAGTCGTTGGATACTCGGCCCGCTGATGCGGTTGTCCAACTCGGTGCGGCGCTTGACCGCCTCGCTGCCGAAACCGGCTGCCACGGTGACTTCGGGGGCGATGCAGCGGCACTACAGTGGGCCGCCGGAGGTCCGGACGCTCGCGCAGTCGTTCGATTCGATGGCCCTGGCGGTGACCGAATCGGTGGACGCCCAGCGACAGTTGGTCGCCGATACCGCACACGCCATCCGGAACCCGCTGGCGGCCTTGGCGATCCGGCTCGAATCGCTGGAACGGTTCATCCCGGAAGAGGGCGCCGCCGCCTATCGCCGCACGAGTTATCAAGTGGACCGGCTCTCGTCGGTGCTGGACGGCCTGCTCCGGTTGGCGGTCGCCGAGACTCCGACGGGCTTCGCTGCCGCTCATCCGGATGGTGATTGGCCGAGGGAATGCGTGGTCCGCCATGTGGTGGCCGATCGGGTGGACGAATGGCAACCCGCCTTCGAAGCAGCCGACATGACTCTGAACCTCGGCACCTCGCCGGTGCCGGACGATCTGGTTGCCGCGATACCGGGTCAAGTGCTGGACCAGATTCTGGATGTCGTGCTGAGCAACGCCTCCCGGTACGCGGGCGTCGGTGCGGCCACCCGGGTCACCATCGAGACCGTGCAGAAATGTGTGGAGATAGCGGTGGCCGACGATGGGCTAGGGGTTTCGCCTGCCGAGTTGGATCAGTTGGTGAACCGTTTCTTTCGCGGTGCGTCGGCATCGGCCGGCGGGACCGGGCTGGGCCTTTCGATCGCGGCTGCCCTGGCGACGCAGCACGGCGGCGAGCTGTCCGTCGAGTCGGTGCAACCGCGCGGCCTCAGGATAGTTGTCCGTGTGCCGGTGTGGGCGACATAG
- a CDS encoding response regulator transcription factor → MRLGVVEDDDDVGDALVEVLGEYGYRAERKTRGADLLLGHRRYDAVILDLGLPDGDGLDVLRKLREVSSVPVVILTARDDERSVVRGLRIGADDYLVKPPRVAELIARLEAVVRRVNPIDHAGADRVVVTGDVRVDLGAREVTVADLPVDLTQKEFELVEVLVSRPGCAVSREMLMDQVWGDAFLAVSRSLDVHISTLRGKLGRPGLITTIRGFGYRWGS, encoded by the coding sequence ATTCGACTCGGCGTGGTCGAGGACGATGACGACGTCGGCGACGCGCTGGTCGAGGTGCTCGGAGAATACGGCTATCGCGCGGAGCGCAAGACCCGCGGGGCGGACCTCTTGCTCGGGCACCGACGCTACGACGCGGTGATTCTGGATCTCGGCCTGCCCGACGGTGACGGGCTGGATGTCCTGCGCAAGCTGCGCGAGGTGAGTTCGGTTCCGGTGGTCATCCTGACCGCGCGCGACGATGAACGCAGCGTCGTGCGGGGGCTGCGTATCGGCGCCGACGACTACCTGGTGAAGCCACCGAGGGTCGCCGAGTTGATCGCTCGTCTCGAGGCTGTGGTCCGGCGAGTCAATCCCATCGACCATGCCGGGGCCGACCGGGTCGTCGTCACCGGCGATGTCCGCGTGGATCTCGGCGCGCGGGAGGTGACGGTCGCCGATCTCCCAGTCGATCTCACTCAGAAGGAATTCGAACTGGTGGAGGTGCTGGTCAGCCGTCCCGGCTGCGCGGTGAGCAGGGAGATGTTGATGGACCAGGTATGGGGTGATGCGTTTCTGGCGGTCTCCCGGTCACTGGACGTGCACATCTCCACCCTGCGTGGCAAATTGGGTCGTCCGGGGCTTATCACCACGATCCGGGGATTCGGGTACCGGTGGGGTTCGTGA
- a CDS encoding CoA transferase, which translates to MGARLVRDYEDGAGVGGSGPVDWPDPGQYLAATLPVWGLAAGSVRAFTAAAGRYRQATGTAPIRHRLDPERIAASFTSDRLLRIDGAPVDGFADLSGFFPTFDGWVRTHANYPHHRARLLAALELPEDAPVALAEAQMAVIRAADLEELAAARGAIAVRVRDEAQWRASPQAGAAGAGPLVALVERADRSRYTVPLSGTPYQPLQGVRVLDLTRVIAGPVATRALALLGAEVLRVDPPRIPEIPWQFIDTGQGKHSTLLDLRAATAQWEGLLDSADVLVTGYRPGALERLGLTGRPGLVHARVSAWGFTGPWAGRRGFDSIVQAASGIAVIEGASAMPGALPAQALDHASGYLLAAGVVDALAARSADGRGRDVRVSLARTATWLLSERGRTPDHPAPAVPGSRATVTHGRIVTAAPALAEFPDYPFPATGYGRAEPHWAEKPVAEHS; encoded by the coding sequence GTGGGCGCACGACTGGTACGTGATTATGAGGACGGGGCAGGCGTCGGCGGGTCCGGCCCGGTCGACTGGCCGGACCCCGGACAGTATCTGGCCGCCACCCTGCCGGTCTGGGGCCTCGCCGCGGGATCGGTGCGGGCCTTCACCGCCGCGGCCGGTCGTTATCGGCAGGCCACCGGTACCGCGCCCATCCGGCACCGGCTGGATCCGGAGCGGATCGCGGCGTCCTTCACCAGCGACCGCCTGCTCCGGATCGACGGCGCACCCGTCGACGGTTTCGCCGATCTCTCCGGCTTCTTTCCCACGTTCGACGGCTGGGTCCGAACCCATGCGAACTATCCGCACCACCGGGCCCGCCTGCTGGCCGCGCTCGAGCTACCCGAGGACGCCCCGGTAGCACTCGCCGAGGCTCAGATGGCCGTGATCCGCGCCGCCGATCTGGAGGAATTGGCGGCGGCCCGCGGCGCGATCGCGGTGCGGGTTCGCGACGAGGCGCAGTGGCGCGCGTCGCCACAGGCCGGCGCGGCCGGGGCGGGACCGCTGGTCGCCCTGGTGGAACGCGCCGACCGATCCCGGTACACCGTGCCGCTGTCCGGCACCCCGTACCAGCCGCTGCAGGGAGTCCGGGTACTGGATCTCACGCGGGTGATCGCCGGCCCGGTGGCAACTCGGGCGCTGGCGCTGCTCGGCGCCGAAGTGCTGCGGGTGGACCCACCGCGGATCCCGGAAATTCCCTGGCAGTTCATCGATACCGGTCAGGGCAAGCATTCCACCCTGTTGGATCTGCGGGCGGCGACCGCGCAGTGGGAAGGACTGCTCGATTCCGCCGATGTGCTGGTCACCGGTTATCGGCCGGGCGCGCTGGAACGACTGGGACTCACCGGGCGGCCGGGCCTGGTGCACGCCCGGGTGAGCGCCTGGGGATTCACCGGCCCGTGGGCGGGCAGACGCGGTTTCGACAGTATCGTGCAGGCCGCGAGCGGGATCGCGGTGATCGAAGGGGCGTCGGCGATGCCCGGTGCGCTGCCCGCGCAAGCCCTCGACCACGCCTCCGGCTATCTTCTCGCGGCCGGCGTCGTCGACGCTCTCGCCGCGCGGTCTGCCGATGGACGCGGTCGCGACGTGCGGGTGTCGTTGGCCCGGACCGCGACCTGGCTGCTCTCCGAACGGGGCCGCACCCCGGATCATCCCGCTCCGGCAGTGCCCGGCTCGCGGGCCACGGTGACGCACGGCCGGATCGTCACCGCGGCACCGGCGCTGGCCGAATTTCCCGACTACCCGTTCCCGGCGACCGGTTACGGACGGGCCGAACCCCACTGGGCGGAGAAACCGGTCGCCGAGCACAGCTGA
- a CDS encoding TAXI family TRAP transporter solute-binding subunit — translation MFGTAAQATMFTRRRMLHLAVATVTVAAAGCGSTAPHRIRLGSGLAGGLFHEFGNTLAEAAGRSPTVRITPVPTAGSVTNLDLLENGTIDAALTLGDTAVAIGTRGLAVGRLYESYIHLAVHIDSPVRHIGDLRGTRVDVGVAGSGAALTAERLFRTAGLDPGTDITVHHRELAEAAEALRSRTVDAILWGAGVPTPGVAVPGSIRLLDLGPWVQPMRERFGYPYDRVPVAANTYPGVAGFETVGVPVLMLVAPDIADRIVVALAELFLHHSGELVPERARGFQFFDRRWLVSTGNIPLHPAAAAYYRSQHN, via the coding sequence ATGTTCGGCACCGCTGCCCAGGCAACGATGTTCACGCGCCGCCGAATGCTCCACCTCGCCGTTGCGACCGTGACTGTCGCGGCGGCAGGTTGCGGTTCGACCGCACCGCACCGCATCCGGCTCGGCTCCGGACTCGCCGGCGGGCTGTTCCACGAATTCGGAAACACACTGGCCGAGGCAGCCGGCCGCTCCCCAACGGTCCGGATAACCCCGGTGCCCACCGCCGGTTCGGTGACGAATCTCGACCTGCTCGAGAACGGAACCATCGACGCGGCCCTCACTCTGGGAGATACCGCCGTCGCCATCGGTACCCGGGGGCTGGCAGTCGGCCGACTGTACGAGAGCTACATACACCTGGCTGTTCACATCGACAGTCCGGTCCGGCACATAGGCGATCTGCGGGGAACTCGGGTGGATGTGGGCGTGGCCGGATCGGGCGCCGCTCTCACCGCGGAGCGGTTGTTTCGCACCGCCGGCCTCGACCCCGGTACAGATATCACGGTGCACCATCGCGAGTTGGCCGAAGCCGCCGAGGCGCTCCGGTCCCGGACCGTCGACGCGATCCTGTGGGGCGCCGGTGTCCCGACCCCCGGAGTCGCGGTACCCGGATCCATCCGGCTTCTCGACCTCGGGCCGTGGGTGCAACCGATGCGGGAACGGTTCGGTTACCCCTACGATCGGGTACCGGTCGCCGCGAACACATATCCCGGAGTCGCCGGGTTCGAGACCGTCGGGGTGCCGGTGTTGATGCTCGTCGCCCCCGATATCGCCGACCGCATCGTCGTCGCCCTCGCCGAGCTCTTCCTGCACCACAGCGGTGAGCTCGTTCCCGAACGCGCACGCGGTTTCCAGTTCTTCGACCGACGCTGGCTGGTGAGCACCGGGAATATTCCGCTACATCCCGCCGCAGCCGCTTACTACCGAAGTCAGCACAACTGA
- a CDS encoding RDD family protein — MNAARYDGGISSPRSGTAPRWVPPEAGEGWLIWAAIVDCLVSPLAGVALVAGALQYSLGEPVFAPAVIGLAVAVSFANHVLGTVLFRGSVGKLLFGLRVVRVTDGHRSGFWRAVGRWLLGFVLLGVMMLAQDGGGIGEAAGLRVIRRRDERR; from the coding sequence GTGAACGCAGCACGCTATGACGGCGGAATCTCTAGTCCTCGAAGCGGTACTGCCCCGCGGTGGGTGCCCCCGGAGGCGGGGGAGGGCTGGTTGATCTGGGCCGCGATCGTCGATTGTCTGGTGTCCCCGTTGGCGGGCGTCGCCCTGGTCGCCGGGGCTCTGCAGTACTCGCTGGGTGAGCCGGTCTTCGCGCCGGCGGTGATCGGACTCGCTGTCGCCGTATCGTTCGCCAACCATGTGCTCGGTACGGTGTTGTTCCGCGGCAGCGTCGGCAAACTTCTGTTCGGGTTGCGGGTGGTCCGCGTGACCGACGGCCACCGTTCGGGCTTCTGGCGCGCGGTAGGCCGGTGGCTGCTCGGGTTCGTGCTCCTGGGCGTGATGATGCTCGCGCAAGACGGCGGGGGAATCGGCGAGGCCGCCGGCCTGCGGGTGATCCGGCGCCGGGACGAGCGGCGGTAG
- a CDS encoding GlxA family transcriptional regulator, producing the protein MDVGILVVDGVADFGLGALLGAFGTANALRKELQNPPAPWNVRMVSLGTSVRSGSGNLVPTTPLRDVSEPFDALAVAAVDLLEPEPLVELVSDPAHACLLEHIRSARARGVHLAAACTATFFLAESGVLDGSPATTSWWLGACFRGRYPQVELDESCILCHGDRITTAGASLSHMDMALSLVYRTSPELAERAMRYLTVGTRVSQAPYVISEVVARGNPLIVGYERWVRDHISEQFLIAAAARELGVAERSLQRATRAALGMSPKDFADDIRLDRATQLLRAGELTVGAVAREVGYVNASALRALARRRRGLSLGEIRAHRLPR; encoded by the coding sequence GTGGATGTCGGGATTTTGGTGGTCGACGGTGTGGCCGATTTCGGACTGGGTGCGCTTCTCGGTGCGTTCGGCACGGCCAACGCGTTGCGCAAGGAGCTGCAGAATCCACCTGCCCCGTGGAATGTGCGCATGGTCTCGCTGGGCACGTCGGTCCGTTCGGGGAGCGGAAATCTGGTGCCGACCACCCCGCTGCGTGATGTATCCGAACCATTCGACGCACTCGCGGTGGCCGCGGTGGATCTCCTGGAACCCGAACCCCTGGTGGAACTCGTCTCCGACCCCGCGCACGCGTGCTTGCTGGAGCACATCCGTTCGGCCCGCGCCCGCGGCGTGCACCTCGCGGCCGCCTGCACTGCGACCTTTTTTCTGGCCGAGTCCGGGGTGCTGGACGGCTCCCCGGCGACGACCAGCTGGTGGTTGGGCGCCTGTTTCCGTGGCCGCTATCCACAGGTCGAGCTGGACGAGAGCTGCATCCTGTGCCACGGCGACCGGATCACGACGGCGGGAGCTTCGCTGTCGCACATGGATATGGCGCTGTCGCTGGTTTACCGGACCAGTCCGGAACTCGCCGAACGAGCCATGCGCTACCTCACCGTCGGAACCCGGGTGAGCCAGGCGCCGTATGTCATCTCCGAGGTGGTGGCCCGCGGCAACCCCCTGATCGTGGGATACGAACGCTGGGTGCGCGACCATATCTCCGAACAGTTCCTCATCGCCGCCGCCGCCCGCGAACTCGGCGTCGCCGAACGCAGCCTGCAGCGGGCCACCCGCGCCGCGCTCGGTATGTCGCCGAAGGATTTCGCCGACGACATCCGGCTCGACCGGGCGACGCAGCTGTTGCGCGCCGGCGAGCTCACGGTGGGTGCGGTGGCACGGGAGGTCGGGTATGTCAACGCGAGCGCGCTGCGCGCACTGGCGCGGCGGCGGCGTGGTCTGTCACTGGGCGAGATTCGCGCCCACCGCCTCCCGCGGTAA
- a CDS encoding DUF6461 domain-containing protein: protein MNTTTGGLGWMYDRDLPLHNLTFARQINARELLERMGVDQNTMAMREQDHFHYELGGHLYTDDGYVVSAGHYRSWAWAWEHGSWKGIEDRGLVPRASIGTAALELPASEKPGAVFRYAEDGRLTTGLGTTDSSLARTGSDPHRFDTEIQALGARPEEYEYGPRGSLGMFYRLAENLGVGLPLDDLNDRPVLSGRLLPPSLAVTAESLNTRAAFPRLGSTGRSADSLEGFDHLDQQRALSFVPISVTSSRMLLEPGWQRRHFSSSR from the coding sequence GTGAACACCACGACCGGTGGCCTCGGCTGGATGTACGACAGGGATCTGCCGCTGCACAACCTCACCTTCGCGCGTCAGATCAACGCGCGAGAGCTATTGGAGCGGATGGGCGTCGACCAGAACACGATGGCGATGCGCGAGCAGGATCACTTCCACTACGAGCTGGGCGGCCATCTCTACACAGACGACGGATATGTGGTCAGCGCAGGGCATTACCGAAGCTGGGCCTGGGCGTGGGAGCACGGCAGTTGGAAAGGCATCGAGGACCGCGGACTGGTGCCGCGCGCCTCGATCGGAACCGCGGCACTGGAGCTGCCCGCCAGCGAGAAACCGGGAGCGGTGTTCCGGTACGCCGAGGACGGCCGCCTCACCACCGGACTCGGCACCACCGACAGCAGCCTCGCACGGACAGGCAGCGACCCGCACCGCTTCGACACCGAGATCCAGGCCCTCGGCGCTCGACCCGAAGAATACGAATACGGCCCCCGGGGGTCCCTTGGAATGTTCTACAGGCTTGCAGAGAACCTCGGCGTCGGGCTGCCTCTGGATGACCTCAACGACCGTCCCGTCCTCAGCGGCCGGCTCCTGCCCCCCAGCCTCGCGGTAACTGCCGAGTCACTCAATACACGCGCCGCCTTTCCTCGCCTCGGAAGCACAGGACGGTCAGCCGACTCCCTGGAAGGTTTCGATCATCTGGATCAGCAGCGCGCGTTGAGCTTCGTTCCGATCAGCGTGACTTCCTCCCGGATGCTCCTGGAACCCGGCTGGCAACGGCGTCACTTTTCGTCGTCACGATAG
- a CDS encoding DUF2784 domain-containing protein: protein MWYRLLADLIAAVHLLFIGYVVAGGFVAWRLPRTIWLHGLAAAWGFGTVLIGYDCPLTYGENWARQRAGISGLPPEGFIDHYLTGVIYPESMLLEVRVLVAACVLVSWAGLWWRTRRAPGGAGVGIAG, encoded by the coding sequence GTGTGGTACCGGCTGCTCGCCGATCTGATCGCCGCCGTGCATCTGCTGTTCATCGGCTATGTGGTGGCGGGTGGTTTCGTGGCCTGGCGCCTGCCGCGCACCATCTGGTTGCACGGCCTGGCCGCTGCCTGGGGTTTCGGCACGGTGCTGATCGGCTACGACTGCCCGCTGACCTACGGCGAGAACTGGGCCCGGCAGCGCGCCGGGATCAGCGGACTGCCGCCGGAGGGATTCATCGATCATTACCTGACCGGGGTGATCTATCCCGAAAGCATGCTCTTGGAGGTCCGGGTGCTGGTGGCGGCATGCGTGCTGGTGTCGTGGGCCGGTCTCTGGTGGCGTACCCGCCGTGCTCCCGGCGGGGCCGGCGTGGGGATCGCCGGCTGA
- a CDS encoding SDR family NAD(P)-dependent oxidoreductase: MSEPEPSIDPDDLATCLRVLDQAGQLDPGHPDSSTVQRAVGRLFKELKRQRRTVARQAKTDADRAVVAATATGSPNRIDDETAGIPISSATSGGSAGTLLRPRGCYICKEKYTRVDAFYHQLCPDCAALSHARRDARTDLTGRRALLTGGRAKIGMYIALRLLRDGAHTTITTRFPNDAIRRFAAQPDSGDWLHRLRIVGIDLRDPAQVVALADDVAAQGPLDILINNAAQTVRRSPGAYSALAAAESGPLPAGQLPEKVTFGQTTRAHPTALTASLTPTLNGADVAELALVAGSATPDRIARGVAIDAGGLVPDLAHTNSWVHTVGDVDPTELLEVQLCNSVAPFILVSRLRPALAAAAARRKYVVNVSAMEGQFSRGYKGPGHPHTNMAKAALNMLTRTSANEMFTVDRVLMTAVDTGWITDERPHYTKVRLAEEGFHAPLDLVDGAARVYDPIVRGEAGEDVYGCFLKDYRPSPW, translated from the coding sequence ATGTCCGAGCCCGAGCCCAGTATCGATCCCGACGACCTGGCCACCTGTCTGCGCGTACTCGACCAGGCAGGACAGCTGGACCCCGGCCACCCGGACTCGAGCACCGTGCAGCGCGCGGTCGGCCGACTGTTCAAAGAACTCAAACGACAGCGCCGGACCGTCGCCCGGCAGGCCAAAACCGACGCCGATCGTGCCGTCGTGGCCGCCACGGCCACCGGTTCGCCGAACCGAATCGACGACGAGACCGCGGGCATCCCGATCAGTTCGGCCACCAGCGGCGGCTCCGCCGGAACGCTGCTGCGGCCCCGCGGCTGCTATATCTGCAAGGAGAAGTACACCCGCGTCGACGCCTTCTACCACCAGCTGTGCCCGGACTGCGCGGCCCTGAGTCATGCGCGGCGCGATGCCCGCACCGACCTGACCGGCCGCCGCGCCCTGCTCACCGGTGGCCGCGCGAAGATCGGCATGTACATCGCCCTGCGGCTGCTGCGCGACGGCGCGCACACCACCATCACCACGCGATTCCCCAACGATGCGATCCGCCGTTTCGCCGCACAGCCCGACAGCGGCGACTGGCTGCACCGGCTCCGGATCGTGGGAATCGACCTGCGCGACCCCGCCCAAGTGGTGGCGCTGGCAGATGATGTCGCCGCCCAGGGGCCGCTGGATATCCTCATCAACAACGCGGCGCAGACCGTTCGCCGCTCCCCCGGCGCCTACAGCGCCTTGGCCGCCGCCGAATCCGGCCCGCTGCCGGCCGGGCAACTACCCGAGAAGGTCACCTTCGGCCAGACCACCCGGGCCCATCCGACGGCGCTCACCGCTTCCCTCACACCCACCCTGAACGGCGCCGACGTCGCGGAACTCGCGCTCGTGGCGGGGTCGGCCACTCCCGACCGGATCGCTCGCGGCGTGGCCATCGACGCCGGCGGCCTCGTTCCCGATCTCGCGCACACCAACAGCTGGGTGCACACCGTCGGCGACGTCGATCCGACCGAACTGCTGGAAGTGCAGCTGTGCAACTCGGTGGCGCCGTTCATCCTCGTCTCCCGGCTGCGTCCCGCGCTGGCAGCGGCCGCCGCGCGGCGGAAATACGTGGTGAACGTGTCGGCGATGGAGGGCCAGTTCTCCCGCGGCTACAAAGGCCCGGGACATCCGCACACCAATATGGCCAAGGCGGCGCTGAACATGCTCACCCGCACCAGCGCGAACGAGATGTTCACCGTCGACCGCGTCCTCATGACGGCGGTCGATACCGGATGGATCACCGATGAGCGCCCGCACTACACCAAGGTCCGGCTGGCCGAGGAAGGCTTCCACGCGCCCCTCGACCTGGTGGACGGCGCGGCGCGGGTCTACGACCCGATCGTGCGCGGTGAAGCCGGCGAGGACGTGTACGGCTGCTTCCTGAAGGACTACCGGCCGTCTCCGTGGTAA
- a CDS encoding TAXI family TRAP transporter solute-binding subunit, with protein sequence MMRINRRGVLTLAAGIAAGLATNGCSGVTTRVRLGTAQPGGQFHEFASALAAAAAEHSTIRIDPVVTEGSLTNLRLLADGEIDAALTLGDAVRPDDRARAIGRVYECYIQVAVRPDSQVRQLQDLRGRRVDLGLIGSGSAATGEHLLRTAGLTPGLDVAIEHRNLSTAMQALQRGQIDAILWGDEVPTPVFAPPMRLRLLDLAEWVAPMYDRSGYPYDGLTVPTNTYPGSTAVDTVGVPTLLLAAPDLADHAVTEIAELLINQGDLLVPSQTIGFQFLDRRWLVGTGRVPLHSAAAAYYRAGHG encoded by the coding sequence ATGATGCGAATCAACAGGCGCGGCGTGCTGACGCTTGCCGCCGGCATCGCCGCCGGCCTGGCTACGAACGGCTGTTCCGGCGTTACGACCCGAGTCCGGCTGGGCACCGCACAGCCCGGTGGTCAGTTCCACGAATTCGCCAGCGCACTCGCGGCAGCGGCGGCGGAGCACAGCACGATAAGGATCGACCCGGTCGTCACCGAAGGATCGCTCACGAATCTGCGCCTCTTGGCGGACGGTGAGATCGATGCCGCACTCACACTCGGCGACGCGGTCCGCCCCGATGATCGCGCTCGTGCGATCGGACGTGTGTACGAATGCTATATCCAAGTCGCGGTCCGGCCCGACAGCCAGGTTCGGCAATTGCAGGACCTGCGCGGCCGGCGGGTCGACTTGGGATTGATCGGGTCCGGCTCAGCCGCGACCGGTGAACACCTGCTGCGGACCGCCGGTCTCACGCCCGGGCTAGATGTGGCCATCGAGCACCGGAACCTTTCCACAGCGATGCAGGCCCTACAACGCGGGCAGATCGATGCCATCCTGTGGGGCGACGAGGTTCCCACCCCGGTATTCGCTCCGCCGATGCGGCTGCGCCTGCTCGACCTCGCCGAATGGGTGGCACCGATGTACGACCGGTCCGGCTACCCGTACGACGGGCTCACCGTTCCCACGAATACCTATCCGGGATCCACAGCAGTGGACACGGTCGGCGTACCGACCCTGCTCCTGGCCGCGCCCGACCTGGCCGACCATGCCGTAACCGAAATCGCCGAGCTCCTGATCAACCAAGGTGACCTGCTCGTCCCCTCACAAACCATCGGCTTCCAATTCCTGGACCGACGCTGGCTGGTCGGCACCGGCCGGGTACCGCTGCACTCCGCCGCGGCAGCCTATTACCGCGCCGGACACGGATGA